The genomic interval TCACCGAGTCCAGGACCGGGCGTTCGGTCTGCCAGTCGAAGAGGTGGGTGGGGAAGCCGTCGGTCCCGTACGCGGCGTGGGCGAGGCCCGCGATCGCCAGCGTGTCGGAGGCCCCGAGCGAGCTGAGGCGCTTGGCGACCCGGTGCAGGTGGACATAGAGGCTTCCGCCCGCGTGGTCGATCTCGTCGGCGCCGCGCACCAGCAGCAGCGAACCCAAGTCCTGGAAAGTGCTCATCTGACCCCTTCTCACCCCGGAGCGGCCAAATCGCTCGAACAGATCAGGGCACTCGGACCGGCCCAGGTCACCCACGGTAAGGCCAATCACCCACCCCCGCCCACAGCTGCGGCGTGCCGTTTCGGTCACACCCCGTTCATTCCCTGTTCCCCGAGGCTCCGGCGGTCAGGACTTCACCGGACCACACCCCGGACCGTCCCCTGAATCCCGGGCTCACCCATTCCCACCGCCGATCCTGCTGCCGACCATGAATCCATGAGTAACGCCGCAGCCCGCTGGACCTTGATCGCCGTCATGGCCGCCATGACCCTGCTCACCATCACGCTGACAACCGCGCTCAGCTAGGTCGTTGCTGTTGGCAAGGGATCGAGGGCGCGGCGGGTCTCCTCGAGGAGACGGTGCAGGAGTGGATTCGCGGTGTGTTCGGGCCAGATCAGGGCCAGCACGTTCGGCGGGGCGTCGACCAGCGGAAGCCACGTCAGCCTGGGGTGGGCGAAGTACGTGACGGTGGACGCCGGCGCGATCCAGCAGCCGTGGCCCGCCGCGACCAGGTGCAGGCACTCCTCCGGAGTTCGCGCCTGCGGTCCGAAGACGGCGCGGCTGCCGTCCGGTCGCGGGTCGATGAACCAGAAGTTCACCACCGCCTCGGGCATCCCGTCCCGCGGACCGACCACGGGCACGTCGGCGAGATCCGCGATGCACAACGTCGTACGGCTCTCCAGCCGATGTCCCGGCGGTAGCGCGACCCACCGTTCCTCTTCGAGCAAGGGATGCACGGTGAACCGCGGATCGTCCCCGATCGGCAACCACAGGAACGCGGCATCGGCCCGCCCCTCGACCAGCGCGTCGATCTCGTCCGGCAGCGTGTGCGACGAGATCGGCCGTACCTCGACCTCCGGCGCTTCCCGTCGCAGTGCCGCCTCGACCGCGGGCATGAAGTGCGCCGTACTCTGCGCTTTGAAGGTGATGCGCAGCGGATCTGGCCGTCCCGCAGCGGTCAGCCGCGCCTCGGTCACCATCGCCTGCGCGGACGACAACAATGCGGCACCTTGCTTCAGCACAATCTCGCCGGCCGCGGTCAGCTCGATGCCGGTCGGGCGACGCTCGACCAGCGGGGTCCCGACCACGCGCTCCAGTTGACGGATCTGCCCGCTGACCGCCTGCTGGGTCAGATTGAGGACCCCGGCGGCGCGCGTCATGCTGCCCTCCGCCGCAACGGCTTCGAGTGCCTCCAGGAGCCGCAAGCTCAGATCCACGCCGTCCTCACATCCACCCGGCCATCGTGCCACAACGATTCGTTGTGCCCTCGCCAACAAGTCCCTGTTTCCGTCACCCCCGATCTCGGCGGACGATCGGAACAGGTCACGTGAAGGGAGAACGAAGAGGATGACGCTCAAGGGGAGAACGGCGCTCGTCACCGGCTCGTCGAAGGGGCTGGGCCGGGCGATCCTGCTCCGCCTGGCCGCCGAGGGCGCGAACGTCGTGGTCAACTACTCCCGCGACGAGTCCGCCGCGAACGAGGTCCTGGACGCCGCCACGGCGCTCGGCGTCCAGGCCATCTCGGTCGCCGCCGACGTGTCCCAGGTCGACGGCATCCAGCGGCTGTACGACGCGACGCTGGACGAGTTCGGCCAGGTCGACATCGTGGTCGCGAACGCCGGCATGGAGAAGGTGAACGTCCCGGTCGCGGACGTCACCGAGGAGGACTTCGACCTGCTGTTCCGGGTCAACACCAAGGGCCCGTACTTCGTCCTGCGCGAGGCGGCCCGCCGGATCGCCGACAACGGCCGGATCATCACGATCTCGTCGAACACCACCACGGTCCCGCAGTTGGGCGTCGGTCTGTACGGCACCAGCAAGGTCGCCACCGGCTACCTGGCCCGCGTGCTCGCGCTGGAACTCGGGCCGCGCGGGATCACCGTGAACACGATCGTGCCAGGCCCGATCGACGGCGCGGGCATCTTCACCGATCCGGCGAACGACGAGTACAAGCGGAGCCTGGTCGCGATGGTGCCGATCGGGCGGCTGGGCACGACCGAGGACGTGGCCGGGATCGCGGCCTTCCTGGCGAGCGAGGAGGCCGGGCTGATCACCGGCCAGCAGATCGTCGCCGACGGCGGCATGCACTGAGCTGAATCAATCGAGGGAGAGCACAGCAATGACAGGAACGATGCGTGCGGCCCAGGTCCAGCAGGCCGGCGGACCCTTCGTGGTGACCGATGTGCCGATCCCGGAGCCCGCGGCCGGGCAGATCCGGGTGAAGGTCCACGCCTGCGGGATCTGCGGCGGCGACGCGATCCCGCGGAACGCGCTGTTCGGCACCGTGCTGCCGCGGATCCCCGGGCACGAGATCGCCGGGGTCGTGGACGCGGTCGGCGAGGGCGTCACGGTCTGGGAGGTCGGCCAGCGGGTCGGTGTCGGCTGGTCGGGCGGGGTCGACTTCACCTGCGAGTTCTGCCGCCGCGGCGATTTCACGAACTGCGTCAGCCGGACGATCGTCGGCACGTCGTACGACGGTGGGTACGCCGAGTTCATGGTCGCGCCGCAGGACGCGGTGGCGCGGATCCCGGAGGGGCTGACCTTCGAGGACGCGGCGCCGTTGATGTGTGGCGGGATCACGGCCTTCAACGCACTCCGGCACGCGCCTGCCGGGCCGGGGGACACGATCGCGGTGCAGGGCGTCGGCGGTGTCGGTCACCTGGCGATCCAGTTCGCCGACAAGATGGGCTTCCGGACGGTGGCGATCAACCGCGGCCGGGACAAGGAGAAGCTCGCACGCCAGCTCGGGGCGGACGAGTACATCGACAGCAACGAGGGTGACGCCGGCGAGGCCCTGAAGGCGCTGGGCGGCGCGGCCGTCGTCATCGCGACGGTGTCACGCGCCGACCTTCAGTCGGACCTGGTCAAGGGCCTCCGGCCGAACGGTGAGCTGATCGTCCTCGAGGGCGGCGACCCGATCCAGGTCAGCGGTCATGCGCTCGCCGAGGGTCGGCTGTCGGTGTCCGGCTGGTACTCCGGGGTTGCCCAGGACTCCGAGGACACGTTGAACTTCGCGGTGCTGAAGAACATCCGGCCGATCATCGAGACCTTCCCGCTCGAGCAGGCCGAGGACGCCTGGCAACACCAGCCCAGGGCGAACCTCCGCGTCGTGCTCAAGACCCAGCCCCAGTAGACCCAACCTGAGTCGATCCCCAGAACCCGTCCGCAATCCACCTCACACGGTTGCGGACGGGTTCTGCATTTGCTGCCCGTGGTGATCAGGGAAGGTGACTACCACGGGGAGTCTGTGTCGGGATCGTGCTGACTTCAGTCGAGGTCGGCGAGAGCCTTCTTCGCGGCTTCCAGCTCGGCCTCGAGGGCGGCGACCTTGGCGGCCTGCTGGGAGCGGGCCTCCTCGATGACCTCGTCGATCGGGGTCGACAGGTCCTCGTGCAGCTCCTTGGCGGCGCGGGACACCGCGGCCGCGGCGACGGCCAGGTCGCGGGCCAGGTAGGTCGTGCCCTGCTTGAGCTCGGCGTGCCACTCGCCGTCCGCCGTCCCGGTGACGGTCAGCGTGAGCTCGATGGTCTTCGCCTTCTTGCCCGCGGCCTTCTTCGCCAGCGCCTTCTTCGGCTTCGCGGCCTCGACCGAGGCAGAGGTGGCTTCGGGTGTGGCTTCAGGCGTCGTTTCGGCCGTGGCCGCCGACGGGTTGATCGGGTCGGGAGTGTCGGCGAGGTCGGACGGCGTCTCTACTGCCAGAGTGTCTACAGTCATCGTTGCGGCGATCTCCTTCTGGGACTGGCGCTGAGTGACTATTAGAACACATGTTCGATTCTCAGGCCAACCAGCTTGACCAGGAAGCGGTCGATCTGGGCCGCGAGCGGCGGCAGGTCGGCCTCCGGTTCGTTGATCCGGATCGAGACCGCGCCGTGTACCGCGGCGCGAAGGTCCAGCGCCACGGCGGCCGCGTCGTCCGCGGGTGCCAGGCCGGCGTCCATGCAGGCCTGCACGGCGGCGGTCGCGCGGACCGACAGCTCCTCCTTGAAGACCAGGTGCATCCGCCGATTCAGCGTGCTCTCGTGCAGCACCTTGTAGAGACCCGAGTACTCGCGCACCCAGGTGCCGAGGAAGAGGAGTCGCGCGCGTAGTCGCCGTACCGGATCGTCCCCGCCGCCGGCCTCTGCCTGCTCGAGGTCGTGGAGGAGGTCGGTCGTGGACTGCTCGAGCGCGGCGAAGACCAGC from Kribbella sp. NBC_00709 carries:
- a CDS encoding LysR family transcriptional regulator, producing the protein MDLSLRLLEALEAVAAEGSMTRAAGVLNLTQQAVSGQIRQLERVVGTPLVERRPTGIELTAAGEIVLKQGAALLSSAQAMVTEARLTAAGRPDPLRITFKAQSTAHFMPAVEAALRREAPEVEVRPISSHTLPDEIDALVEGRADAAFLWLPIGDDPRFTVHPLLEEERWVALPPGHRLESRTTLCIADLADVPVVGPRDGMPEAVVNFWFIDPRPDGSRAVFGPQARTPEECLHLVAAGHGCWIAPASTVTYFAHPRLTWLPLVDAPPNVLALIWPEHTANPLLHRLLEETRRALDPLPTATT
- a CDS encoding SDR family oxidoreductase encodes the protein MTLKGRTALVTGSSKGLGRAILLRLAAEGANVVVNYSRDESAANEVLDAATALGVQAISVAADVSQVDGIQRLYDATLDEFGQVDIVVANAGMEKVNVPVADVTEEDFDLLFRVNTKGPYFVLREAARRIADNGRIITISSNTTTVPQLGVGLYGTSKVATGYLARVLALELGPRGITVNTIVPGPIDGAGIFTDPANDEYKRSLVAMVPIGRLGTTEDVAGIAAFLASEEAGLITGQQIVADGGMH
- a CDS encoding alcohol dehydrogenase catalytic domain-containing protein; translation: MTGTMRAAQVQQAGGPFVVTDVPIPEPAAGQIRVKVHACGICGGDAIPRNALFGTVLPRIPGHEIAGVVDAVGEGVTVWEVGQRVGVGWSGGVDFTCEFCRRGDFTNCVSRTIVGTSYDGGYAEFMVAPQDAVARIPEGLTFEDAAPLMCGGITAFNALRHAPAGPGDTIAVQGVGGVGHLAIQFADKMGFRTVAINRGRDKEKLARQLGADEYIDSNEGDAGEALKALGGAAVVIATVSRADLQSDLVKGLRPNGELIVLEGGDPIQVSGHALAEGRLSVSGWYSGVAQDSEDTLNFAVLKNIRPIIETFPLEQAEDAWQHQPRANLRVVLKTQPQ
- a CDS encoding DUF6319 family protein: MTVDTLAVETPSDLADTPDPINPSAATAETTPEATPEATSASVEAAKPKKALAKKAAGKKAKTIELTLTVTGTADGEWHAELKQGTTYLARDLAVAAAAVSRAAKELHEDLSTPIDEVIEEARSQQAAKVAALEAELEAAKKALADLD
- a CDS encoding TetR/AcrR family transcriptional regulator — its product is MDAGTSRNRNRRGQGELLRREIIDAALRMLNELGDDEALSLRAVAREVGIAATSVYIHFADRDELVFAALEQSTTDLLHDLEQAEAGGGDDPVRRLRARLLFLGTWVREYSGLYKVLHESTLNRRMHLVFKEELSVRATAAVQACMDAGLAPADDAAAVALDLRAAVHGAVSIRINEPEADLPPLAAQIDRFLVKLVGLRIEHVF